The Candidatus Acetothermia bacterium genome includes a window with the following:
- a CDS encoding ABC transporter permease: protein MRLRKARSKRERGVVGRSPMREAFHRLFKHRAAVIGGVYVLLLILVALFVDTTIFAKIIGREPRPLIAPKHYAEASFFERDLPPGTPGYPLGTDYLGRDILSRTLYGTRISLSVAVVAATVSLVIGLTYGVISGFSPTGVDNVMMRFVDFLYGFPLLIFIILLQAYFKAVSRQGATGFIGVMVNIDKALGGMFFLFIALGLLNWIGMARLARGQTLSVKQKEYIEAARAVGASNLRIVFRHVLPNIIGPCIVAETLAIPGYILTEAFLSFIGLGVTPPTPSWGLMISETYQGLRTYPWETLVPGAALATTTLAFNFLGDGLRDAFDPRLRGTYTK, encoded by the coding sequence ATGAGGCTGCGCAAAGCACGGTCCAAACGGGAGAGGGGGGTCGTCGGGCGGAGCCCGATGCGGGAAGCGTTCCACCGCCTGTTCAAGCACCGGGCAGCGGTGATCGGCGGCGTCTACGTGCTCCTCCTCATCCTGGTGGCCCTGTTCGTGGACACCACGATCTTCGCCAAGATCATCGGCCGCGAGCCGCGGCCCCTCATTGCCCCCAAGCACTACGCCGAGGCGAGCTTCTTCGAGCGAGACCTGCCCCCGGGAACGCCGGGGTATCCACTGGGAACGGACTACCTCGGGCGCGATATCCTAAGCCGTACCCTCTATGGAACCCGGATCTCGTTGTCGGTGGCGGTGGTGGCGGCCACGGTCAGCCTGGTGATCGGCCTCACCTATGGGGTGATCTCCGGATTTTCCCCGACCGGCGTCGACAACGTCATGATGCGGTTCGTGGACTTCCTGTATGGCTTCCCACTCCTCATCTTCATCATCTTGCTCCAGGCCTACTTCAAGGCGGTGAGCCGCCAGGGGGCCACCGGGTTCATCGGGGTGATGGTGAACATCGACAAGGCCTTGGGGGGCATGTTCTTCCTGTTCATCGCCCTCGGGCTCCTCAACTGGATCGGCATGGCCAGGTTGGCGCGGGGGCAAACGCTCTCCGTGAAGCAGAAAGAATACATCGAGGCCGCGCGGGCGGTGGGGGCGAGCAACCTGCGCATCGTGTTCCGCCACGTGCTGCCCAACATCATCGGGCCGTGCATCGTGGCCGAGACGCTCGCCATCCCCGGGTACATCCTCACCGAGGCGTTCCTGAGCTTCATCGGCCTCGGAGTTACCCCCCCGACCCCGAGCTGGGGCCTGATGATCTCGGAGACGTACCAGGGGTTGCGCACCTACCCGTGGGAGACGTTGGTCCCTGGGGCGGCTCTGGCCACAACCACGCTTGCGTTCAACTTCCTCGGCGATGGCCTGCGGGATGCGTTTGACCCCCGTTTGCGAGGTACGTATACTAAGTAA